A single window of Treponema denticola ATCC 35405 DNA harbors:
- a CDS encoding S41 family peptidase, with the protein MKKQFLFILIFIFIIFFACSDYTNGDEVRFISYKKMLSDYEYFWDFIYKGYPFSEVCERNGADLKKMKIKNYESLSGLASENAYLAFYDRLCRQITIGKSIGHLYAVDKYDYKYVFKTSMIGGPFITKILLIDGFYSKLIGGRSSTEIEKNIFYCDFFNDEFPCYSCDIYTGFLKRIIEPGKIAYVKLDSFLIVSREIELQYLRDLKDFFIETADYKHIIIDIQNNGGGYIENYEAIISPNIKENLTIVSYGLYNENKYTNPYLEMFFKGYRDIKKIEKHEVPNIENCGTVKNDKAYKLEDMIEPSYILDYKPCEDKKFWLLVSGDVYSAADRFTYVCKKTGFATVIGTNTKGAGNNGLWPMYIVLPNSGLLIKFDFIYGLTDDGYCTDEFGTAPDIYNLPGKDALETCLEEIRKLGEKTN; encoded by the coding sequence ATGAAAAAACAATTTTTATTTATTTTAATATTTATTTTTATAATTTTTTTTGCATGTTCGGATTATACAAATGGCGATGAAGTCAGATTTATTTCTTATAAAAAAATGCTATCCGATTATGAATATTTTTGGGATTTTATTTATAAAGGCTATCCCTTTAGTGAAGTATGTGAGCGTAATGGTGCCGATTTAAAGAAAATGAAAATAAAAAATTATGAGTCCTTATCGGGGCTGGCCTCTGAAAATGCTTATCTTGCCTTTTATGATAGACTGTGCAGACAAATAACGATAGGAAAATCAATCGGCCATTTATATGCTGTGGATAAATATGATTACAAATATGTATTTAAGACATCAATGATAGGAGGTCCGTTTATTACTAAGATTTTACTTATAGACGGCTTTTATTCTAAACTGATAGGTGGAAGATCAAGTACTGAAATTGAGAAAAATATATTCTATTGCGATTTTTTTAATGATGAGTTTCCTTGTTATTCCTGTGATATTTATACAGGGTTTTTAAAACGGATAATAGAACCTGGTAAAATAGCTTATGTAAAATTGGATTCATTTTTGATAGTAAGTCGGGAGATAGAACTTCAATACCTTAGAGATTTAAAAGATTTTTTTATTGAAACTGCCGATTACAAGCATATTATTATCGATATACAAAATAACGGAGGCGGATATATTGAAAATTATGAAGCAATAATATCTCCAAATATAAAGGAAAATCTGACAATAGTTTCTTATGGTCTTTATAACGAAAATAAATATACGAACCCTTATTTGGAAATGTTTTTTAAAGGTTATAGAGATATAAAAAAGATAGAAAAACATGAAGTTCCGAATATAGAAAATTGCGGCACTGTAAAAAATGATAAGGCTTATAAATTGGAAGATATGATTGAACCTTCTTATATTTTAGATTATAAACCTTGTGAAGATAAAAAGTTTTGGCTTTTAGTAAGCGGTGATGTATATTCAGCAGCAGATCGTTTTACTTATGTGTGTAAAAAAACGGGTTTTGCTACAGTTATTGGTACTAATACAAAAGGAGCCGGAAATAACGGTTTATGGCCTATGTACATCGTTCTTCCCAACAGCGGTTTATTGATAAAGTTTGATTTTATATATGGTCTAACCGATGACGGTTATTGCACGGATGAATTCGGCACTGCCCCCGATATTTATAATCTTCCCGGTAAGGATGCTTTAGAGACCTGTTTGGAAGAGATACGAAAGTTAGGGGAAAAGACAAATTAG
- a CDS encoding S41 family peptidase: MKPDAKKKVEFFFICALVVLVISFFAFSIYLSKKEENGEFNFNSFKSGFISFEDCIADYEAFWDFIYNEYPFTEVCERKGADLKKIKEDGYKKIEYSAPIDSQNSYISFYAKLCEDITSRYFTGHLYPASISDYEYAMTVSDSYFKLYDVDLMNSFYRVKPSYSVNSLIGDRGVVKADTKIIEEGKIAYVRIDSFRKRGYAKEYIQYKKDMKKFFLDTEKYKHIIIDVSNNGGGDVKCYDSDILSYNNIGRNIQQRIYFLCSKNKYTELNPSFKNNQIDIKEVPNIKNANTKKNTIALYEEDAASFQELAPGYAPPKDRRYWLLISGKTASAADSLAGLCKASGFATLVGSNTGGLGHNGRHSPIYMMLPKSGLLIKFDPLYGLNSEGYCTDEFGTAPDIYNLPGKDALEACLEEIRKLGEKKNF; this comes from the coding sequence ATGAAACCTGATGCTAAAAAGAAAGTAGAATTTTTTTTTATTTGTGCTTTAGTTGTTTTAGTGATTTCTTTTTTTGCATTTTCTATATATTTATCAAAAAAAGAGGAAAATGGAGAGTTCAACTTTAATTCATTTAAGTCGGGTTTTATTTCTTTTGAAGATTGTATTGCCGATTACGAAGCTTTTTGGGATTTTATCTACAACGAATATCCTTTTACCGAAGTATGTGAAAGGAAGGGAGCCGATTTAAAAAAAATAAAAGAAGATGGTTATAAAAAAATTGAATATTCAGCCCCCATCGATAGTCAAAACTCATATATATCTTTTTATGCAAAACTTTGTGAAGATATCACTTCCCGCTATTTTACAGGTCATCTTTATCCTGCATCTATAAGTGATTATGAATATGCTATGACTGTTTCCGATTCCTATTTTAAGCTATACGATGTAGATTTAATGAACTCTTTTTATAGAGTTAAGCCTTCATATTCCGTTAATTCACTTATCGGTGATAGAGGTGTCGTTAAAGCCGATACAAAAATAATAGAAGAAGGAAAGATTGCTTATGTAAGAATTGACTCTTTTAGGAAAAGAGGCTATGCAAAAGAGTATATACAGTATAAAAAGGATATGAAAAAGTTTTTCTTAGATACCGAAAAATATAAACATATAATAATAGATGTTTCTAATAATGGCGGAGGAGATGTGAAATGTTATGACAGTGATATTTTGAGTTATAATAATATTGGCAGAAATATCCAACAAAGAATATATTTTTTATGCTCTAAAAATAAATATACCGAGCTTAATCCCTCATTTAAAAACAATCAAATAGATATAAAAGAAGTGCCCAATATAAAAAATGCAAACACTAAAAAAAATACTATAGCTCTTTATGAAGAAGATGCTGCCAGTTTTCAAGAGCTGGCTCCCGGCTATGCTCCGCCCAAAGATAGGAGATATTGGTTATTGATAAGCGGAAAAACAGCCTCGGCCGCTGATAGCCTTGCGGGTTTGTGTAAGGCTTCGGGGTTTGCGACCCTTGTAGGCTCTAATACAGGAGGCTTAGGACATAACGGCCGACATTCACCGATTTATATGATGCTTCCGAAAAGCGGACTACTTATAAAATTCGATCCCTTGTATGGATTAAATTCTGAAGGATATTGCACAGACGAATTCGGCACTGCTCCAGATATTTATAATCTTCCCGGTAAGGATGCCTTAGAGGCCTGCTTGGAAGAAATACGAAAGTTAGGGGAAAAGAAAAACTTTTGA
- a CDS encoding S41 family peptidase encodes MKKNIIRIVIAVLIIGTAAFFILFSKYSEEDEQKYKNSYMSKERLEEDYAFVWDFIENGYPFKNVCIRAGADLEKIKKDYFKKLPDIKDELEYYLFYMSLLSKIQNNKHIGHFDVYDVYSLNSDTYRVQNTNVYDNDVKVNSFYYLLLMRMNSAIEQNLSEEILKKYDLNLNPPIDLETEDGLESYFETKIIEDKKIAYLNIKSFYTYNDEIKKAYKKRLNSILTSFKDYENLIIDLRENRGGVRRLWQECIVSPLIKKEQEFCWEVAYNSNNKFTKIFIKDFHSIKLEPNRNFDSFSFSSKNKPDKENFDSICGYTKIIKPLQPSVNFSGKIWLLIGGVTESAADEFASFSKQTKFANVIGENTSGNGLNSSRFYLKLPNSSLLMQSDILYGLNSDGSCNSEAGTAPNIYNLPGKSALGTCLEEIRKLGEKTN; translated from the coding sequence ATGAAAAAAAATATCATTCGAATTGTTATTGCTGTTTTGATTATCGGAACTGCCGCTTTTTTTATTTTATTTTCAAAATATTCTGAAGAAGATGAGCAAAAATATAAAAATTCTTATATGTCTAAAGAAAGATTGGAAGAAGATTATGCTTTTGTTTGGGATTTTATAGAAAACGGCTATCCTTTTAAAAATGTTTGTATAAGAGCCGGAGCTGATTTAGAAAAAATAAAAAAAGATTATTTTAAAAAATTACCGGATATAAAAGATGAATTGGAATATTATTTATTTTATATGAGTTTGCTTTCTAAAATACAAAATAATAAACATATTGGGCATTTTGATGTATATGATGTATATTCATTAAATTCAGATACATATAGAGTACAAAATACTAATGTATATGATAATGATGTAAAAGTAAATTCGTTTTATTATTTACTTCTTATGAGGATGAACTCTGCAATAGAACAAAACCTTTCGGAAGAGATATTAAAAAAATATGATTTAAACTTAAACCCTCCTATTGATTTGGAAACGGAAGATGGACTTGAATCTTATTTTGAAACAAAAATTATTGAAGATAAAAAAATTGCATATTTAAATATAAAAAGTTTTTATACGTATAATGATGAAATTAAAAAAGCATATAAAAAAAGACTGAATTCAATTTTAACTTCATTTAAAGATTACGAAAATTTAATCATAGACCTGCGGGAAAATAGAGGAGGTGTTAGACGCCTTTGGCAAGAGTGTATTGTTTCTCCCTTAATTAAAAAAGAGCAGGAGTTTTGCTGGGAGGTTGCTTATAATAGTAATAATAAATTTACAAAGATTTTTATAAAAGATTTTCATTCCATTAAACTTGAACCCAATAGAAATTTCGATTCTTTTAGTTTTAGTAGTAAAAATAAACCCGATAAAGAAAATTTTGATTCCATATGCGGCTATACAAAAATTATTAAACCCTTGCAGCCTTCTGTTAATTTTTCCGGAAAGATTTGGTTATTGATAGGCGGGGTTACCGAATCTGCGGCTGATGAATTTGCATCATTTTCAAAGCAGACAAAGTTCGCAAATGTGATTGGAGAAAACACCTCAGGAAATGGCCTTAATAGCAGCCGGTTTTATTTAAAACTACCCAATAGTTCTCTTCTTATGCAAAGCGATATTTTATACGGTCTTAATTCCGATGGTTCATGTAATTCCGAAGCAGGTACTGCCCCCAATATTTATAATTTGCCCGGCAAAAGTGCCCTTGGAACTTGCTTGGAAGAAATAAGAAAATTAGGGGAAAAGACAAATTAG
- a CDS encoding DegT/DnrJ/EryC1/StrS family aminotransferase, protein MQDVQAKKTIPFFTPSFSEEEEKALMRVLRSGWLTTGKETLEFEKEFASFTGSKTALAVNSASSGLMLAMDACGIKSGTKILTSPYTFISTATSALHLGGDVVYADIEKDSYSIDPEKIETTLKKDKNVKAIVPIHIAGNVCNMKAINDLAKKYSVAVIEDAAHAFPSKTKEGYAGTLGTCGVFSFYATKTITTGEGGMICTNDEKIAERIKLMRSHGINRTIWDRYTDTKASWKYDVTAEGWKCNLPDILSAIGRVQLKKAKTFFEQRKKIAQKYNAAFAGNDSFILPPDGEGNAWHLYILRLNLEALKIGRDEFGQALQERGLGISMHFIPHFEMSYIKERYGLNSFDFPESNKKYLQSLSLPFYPSMSEDDSDYVIETVIKLAKLNRR, encoded by the coding sequence ATGCAAGATGTTCAGGCTAAAAAAACAATTCCTTTTTTTACTCCTTCCTTTTCTGAAGAAGAAGAAAAAGCTTTGATGAGGGTACTCCGCTCAGGGTGGCTTACTACGGGGAAGGAAACCCTTGAGTTTGAAAAAGAATTTGCTTCCTTTACGGGAAGTAAGACTGCCCTTGCCGTAAACTCGGCTTCAAGCGGGCTCATGCTTGCAATGGATGCCTGCGGTATAAAGAGCGGAACCAAAATCTTGACAAGTCCCTATACCTTTATTTCGACTGCAACCTCTGCCCTGCACTTAGGCGGCGATGTAGTTTATGCCGATATCGAAAAAGATTCTTACAGTATAGACCCTGAAAAAATCGAAACTACATTAAAAAAAGATAAGAACGTAAAGGCCATTGTTCCGATTCATATTGCGGGAAATGTTTGTAATATGAAGGCGATAAATGACCTTGCAAAAAAATATTCCGTTGCCGTGATAGAAGATGCGGCTCATGCTTTTCCTTCAAAGACTAAAGAAGGTTATGCCGGAACTCTCGGTACCTGCGGCGTTTTTTCTTTTTATGCGACAAAGACGATTACGACAGGCGAGGGCGGAATGATTTGTACTAACGATGAAAAAATTGCAGAGCGTATAAAACTTATGCGTTCTCACGGTATAAACCGCACAATCTGGGACAGGTACACCGACACAAAGGCTTCATGGAAGTACGATGTTACGGCTGAGGGCTGGAAGTGTAACCTGCCCGATATTCTTTCTGCAATAGGAAGAGTGCAGCTTAAAAAGGCTAAAACTTTTTTTGAGCAGCGTAAAAAAATTGCCCAAAAATATAATGCAGCATTTGCAGGGAACGATTCTTTTATTCTTCCTCCCGATGGAGAAGGAAATGCTTGGCATCTTTATATTTTGCGGCTTAACCTTGAAGCTTTAAAAATAGGAAGAGATGAGTTTGGTCAAGCCTTACAAGAAAGAGGTTTGGGTATTTCGATGCACTTTATACCTCATTTTGAAATGTCTTATATAAAAGAAAGATACGGTTTAAATAGTTTCGATTTTCCGGAATCGAATAAAAAATATTTGCAAAGTTTGAGTTTGCCCTTTTATCCTTCAATGAGTGAAGACGATTCCGATTATGTTATCGAAACGGTAATTAAACTTGCAAAATTGAATAGGCGTTAA
- a CDS encoding xanthine dehydrogenase family protein molybdopterin-binding subunit produces MDKTFVSDLEFENQEWACLIRSSDVDAKIIDIEIPDLPEGFSFFSAKDIVGKNSIGFLKTEVPVFADEKIEYAGQAVGILTGPDKKKLLELSSLFQIKTQYLSRPKAQFTFEEEEKNYFDYPIVSRESLSSGNAEEVFEKSSQVVYSTFSFKQRYHYHAETACVKTNWADDRLEIHLATQWPYQVLTSVCNVLDVPKEKINVVSHAEAESLDGRIWFPALLAAQVSVASFLTKKNIVIEFSRQEDFLYTIKTPIVMIQHKTSVSELGKITAMDVSIIVDAGSFNPFITQMLKQMVVTAAGIYHLPVYMISAVAIKTEKGLTGLFSGWGDSYVSSALEKHISEIVEQLDLCPIQFRLQNNLKVGQKTITGIKKEEDFVFENILKAVCNTSDFYRKFYAYRLMNKGRKNRYDGNWRGIGVSVGCQYNGLHILVKSGMNYSAEITLTKDDKVLVKAEPTSEGLKRILKKQIAKELEVEDNQIIFLGASTDEMIPTGAATASCGISILPDLIEKCCTGIKNQRFRKPLPITVSKTYKLPRSKDWDNETLMGNPFISETPGACVIELELDPSTYQIIVRGIWFACDPGKIYSKKMVHRNIHKTIANAVSNISVEDIRENNLLPSNYKIIATGAIPPIRDFVLDSELKTRGLGELAESLVPAAYISALNQIMINHKRIDFLPVFTEDIFNAVTKSEAVDED; encoded by the coding sequence ATGGATAAAACTTTTGTTTCAGATTTGGAATTTGAAAATCAGGAATGGGCATGTCTTATACGTTCTTCTGATGTAGATGCTAAAATTATAGATATAGAAATTCCCGATTTGCCCGAAGGCTTTTCTTTTTTTTCTGCAAAGGATATTGTGGGAAAAAATTCAATCGGTTTTTTAAAAACAGAAGTGCCTGTTTTTGCCGATGAAAAAATAGAATATGCAGGCCAAGCTGTAGGGATTTTGACGGGTCCCGATAAAAAAAAGCTTTTAGAGCTTTCAAGCCTTTTTCAAATCAAAACCCAGTATCTTTCACGCCCCAAAGCTCAATTTACTTTTGAAGAAGAAGAAAAAAATTATTTTGACTATCCTATAGTCTCTCGGGAAAGTTTAAGTTCGGGAAACGCTGAAGAAGTTTTTGAAAAAAGTTCACAAGTAGTTTATTCTACTTTTTCTTTTAAGCAAAGATATCATTATCATGCGGAAACAGCTTGTGTTAAAACAAACTGGGCTGATGACAGACTTGAAATTCATCTTGCAACTCAATGGCCTTATCAGGTTTTAACTTCTGTTTGTAATGTTTTAGATGTTCCGAAAGAAAAGATAAATGTAGTTTCACATGCAGAAGCCGAATCCCTTGACGGAAGAATTTGGTTTCCTGCTCTACTTGCTGCACAAGTTTCTGTCGCATCTTTTTTGACAAAAAAAAATATAGTAATTGAATTTTCACGTCAAGAAGATTTTTTATATACAATAAAGACTCCCATTGTTATGATTCAACATAAAACATCCGTTTCCGAATTGGGAAAAATTACGGCTATGGATGTTTCGATAATTGTGGACGCCGGTTCATTTAATCCTTTTATAACTCAAATGCTTAAGCAAATGGTGGTAACTGCTGCCGGTATTTATCATTTGCCTGTTTATATGATTAGTGCTGTTGCAATAAAGACTGAAAAAGGTTTGACGGGTCTATTTTCCGGTTGGGGCGATTCTTATGTAAGCTCTGCGCTGGAAAAACATATAAGCGAAATAGTAGAGCAACTGGATTTATGTCCGATTCAATTTAGACTTCAAAATAATTTGAAAGTAGGTCAAAAAACAATTACGGGAATAAAAAAAGAAGAAGATTTTGTTTTTGAAAATATCTTAAAGGCTGTTTGTAACACCAGCGATTTTTATAGAAAATTTTATGCTTATAGGTTGATGAATAAGGGACGTAAAAACCGTTATGACGGAAACTGGAGAGGCATAGGAGTTTCCGTAGGTTGTCAATATAACGGTCTACATATTCTTGTAAAATCGGGAATGAATTATAGTGCAGAAATAACTTTAACGAAAGACGATAAGGTATTGGTTAAGGCAGAACCTACCTCGGAGGGATTAAAGCGCATTTTAAAAAAACAGATTGCAAAAGAATTGGAAGTTGAAGACAACCAAATTATTTTTTTAGGCGCTTCAACCGATGAGATGATTCCTACCGGTGCTGCAACTGCTTCTTGCGGTATAAGTATCTTACCCGACCTTATTGAAAAATGCTGTACGGGAATAAAAAATCAAAGATTTAGAAAACCTCTTCCAATTACCGTAAGTAAAACCTACAAACTGCCGCGTTCTAAAGATTGGGATAACGAAACTTTAATGGGCAATCCTTTTATTTCTGAAACTCCCGGTGCCTGTGTTATTGAGCTTGAACTTGATCCTAGTACTTATCAAATTATTGTAAGGGGTATTTGGTTTGCTTGTGATCCCGGAAAAATATATTCAAAAAAAATGGTACATAGAAATATTCATAAGACAATTGCAAATGCAGTTTCAAATATTTCCGTAGAAGACATTAGAGAAAATAATTTGCTCCCTTCCAATTATAAAATAATTGCAACAGGAGCTATTCCGCCCATAAGAGATTTTGTTTTAGACAGCGAATTAAAAACTCGAGGTTTGGGAGAGTTGGCTGAGAGTCTTGTACCTGCAGCGTATATTTCTGCACTGAACCAAATTATGATTAACCACAAGCGTATCGATTTTTTACCTGTTTTTACTGAAGATATTTTTAATGCCGTTACAAAAAGTGAGGCTGTAGATGAAGATTAG
- a CDS encoding (2Fe-2S)-binding protein, which yields MKISFNLNKTAVQIDAPANERLLSVLRREFNLLSLKSSCLSGQCGSCTVLMNDKPVPACFIPVFNVEGKNIITLEYFKTTEEYKIIAAGFDQAGVEMCGFCDAGKIFFTYAILNSNIDIDAPDAEDSIRKYYSSTMCRCTSFEDLFSAIEKISKNQRRK from the coding sequence ATGAAGATTAGTTTTAATTTAAATAAAACCGCAGTTCAGATTGATGCTCCTGCAAATGAAAGACTTTTATCGGTTCTAAGAAGAGAGTTTAATCTTTTAAGCTTAAAAAGTTCATGCTTAAGCGGTCAGTGCGGGTCGTGTACTGTTTTAATGAACGATAAACCCGTGCCTGCATGTTTTATTCCCGTTTTTAATGTTGAAGGGAAAAATATAATAACCTTGGAGTATTTTAAAACAACCGAAGAATATAAAATAATTGCAGCAGGCTTTGATCAAGCCGGTGTTGAAATGTGCGGCTTTTGTGATGCAGGAAAAATATTTTTTACATATGCAATTTTAAATTCCAATATAGATATTGATGCTCCTGATGCCGAAGACAGTATAAGAAAATATTATTCGAGTACAATGTGCCGGTGTACAAGCTTTGAAGATTTATTTTCGGCTATTGAAAAAATAAGTAAAAATCAACGGAGAAAATAG
- a CDS encoding FAD binding domain-containing protein: MTELTKNSIVYRARYMQEMQTILKNISNIKPIAGATGFLNHQTDEMIYLPEHILDLNFLPELKVISKTERYFEFGAAVTLNEILDLGKKNIPPSLYYSIEKIANNAIRSLATIGGNIATANPLSGTFLPMLALDAKLEIRTAENIEWVPFAKYIDKSYAEKREEKYIISRIRIPNETWTKSFYTRIGTPGYIGSDTASFLFLILIQKNILSDMRLFFASDKLIRNKEFDNLLLGRSLPLSQSEVPVIMQKAKQIFTPEQFSSEFHNSCFYNLLEDNLYNLT; the protein is encoded by the coding sequence ATGACTGAATTAACTAAAAATAGCATTGTCTATAGAGCTCGCTACATGCAGGAAATGCAGACTATTTTAAAAAATATTTCAAATATAAAACCTATTGCCGGCGCAACAGGTTTTTTAAATCATCAGACTGATGAGATGATCTATTTACCTGAACATATTTTGGATTTAAATTTTTTACCTGAATTAAAAGTTATTTCAAAAACCGAGCGCTATTTCGAATTCGGTGCTGCCGTTACATTAAATGAAATTTTGGATTTGGGTAAAAAAAATATTCCTCCTTCCTTATATTATTCTATCGAAAAGATAGCAAACAATGCCATACGCTCTCTTGCAACAATAGGCGGCAACATAGCAACGGCGAATCCGCTTTCAGGAACCTTTTTGCCTATGCTAGCTCTTGATGCAAAATTGGAAATCAGAACAGCTGAAAATATTGAATGGGTACCATTTGCAAAATACATTGATAAAAGCTATGCCGAAAAGAGAGAAGAAAAATATATTATCAGCCGAATTAGAATTCCCAATGAAACATGGACAAAAAGTTTTTATACAAGGATTGGTACTCCGGGATATATAGGAAGTGATACGGCTTCATTTTTATTTTTAATTCTCATTCAAAAAAATATATTATCCGATATGAGGTTGTTTTTTGCATCGGATAAACTTATAAGAAATAAGGAATTCGATAACTTGCTTTTAGGAAGATCTTTGCCTCTTTCTCAATCTGAAGTTCCTGTGATTATGCAAAAAGCAAAACAGATTTTTACTCCTGAACAATTTTCTTCGGAGTTTCACAATTCTTGTTTTTATAATTTACTTGAAGATAATTTATACAATCTGACTTAA
- the holA gene encoding DNA polymerase III subunit delta has protein sequence MANPVWLFMGPEIGERNTAVDTVLKTLSKQYGDIETHTVYAGDAGMGDVISLLQNASLFSSAKLIILKSAELIKKKEDIDLLTDWIQSVSKKENTSDSFLILISDETSIAKKISDTVPKTQQKIFWELFENKKQEWVRSFLFREGIEIEDEAVDELLELVENNTDALKMACSHLVLYFQKGSHIDQENIEKLFAHNKEETPFSLFNALTMGSLETALSISQKIILSKNSSPVQIIAGLSYCFRRLQDWHKIHRDNEYLDDFALKRFGFLGKTALAQYKRAAKLWNEVQCVKIIALLSETDLELRSLGTSLQNIVMDMCLYEIACKSGNKIEKYTADNI, from the coding sequence TTGGCAAATCCTGTTTGGCTTTTTATGGGGCCTGAAATCGGAGAAAGAAATACAGCTGTTGATACAGTATTAAAAACTCTTTCAAAACAATACGGTGATATTGAAACGCATACCGTCTATGCAGGAGATGCGGGCATGGGAGATGTAATTTCTCTTTTACAAAATGCATCTCTTTTTTCTTCTGCAAAACTCATTATATTAAAATCCGCAGAGCTTATCAAAAAGAAAGAGGACATCGATTTACTTACCGACTGGATTCAATCCGTTTCAAAAAAAGAAAACACAAGCGATTCTTTTTTAATTTTAATTTCCGATGAAACGTCAATTGCGAAAAAAATAAGCGATACCGTTCCTAAAACTCAGCAAAAAATATTTTGGGAGCTTTTTGAAAATAAAAAACAGGAATGGGTGCGTTCATTTCTTTTTAGAGAGGGCATTGAGATTGAAGATGAAGCAGTCGATGAGCTTTTGGAATTAGTAGAAAACAATACCGATGCTTTAAAAATGGCCTGCTCTCATTTGGTGCTCTATTTTCAAAAAGGCTCACATATCGATCAAGAGAATATCGAAAAACTTTTTGCACACAATAAAGAAGAAACTCCATTCAGCCTTTTTAATGCCTTAACAATGGGAAGCCTTGAAACAGCCTTGTCCATAAGCCAAAAGATAATACTTTCAAAAAATTCTTCGCCGGTTCAAATTATTGCAGGCTTAAGCTATTGTTTTAGACGCTTACAAGACTGGCACAAAATACATAGAGATAATGAATACTTGGATGATTTTGCTTTGAAGCGTTTCGGGTTTTTGGGAAAAACCGCATTAGCACAATACAAAAGAGCTGCAAAGCTTTGGAATGAGGTCCAGTGCGTAAAAATAATCGCTCTTTTATCGGAAACGGATTTAGAGTTACGGTCTTTAGGCACAAGTCTTCAAAACATAGTTATGGATATGTGCTTATATGAAATAGCTTGCAAGTCCGGAAATAAAATAGAAAAATATACCGCAGATAATATTTAA